A single Mustela lutreola isolate mMusLut2 chromosome X, mMusLut2.pri, whole genome shotgun sequence DNA region contains:
- the LOC131821848 gene encoding Y-box-binding protein 3-like, whose amino-acid sequence MSEVGEVTLTEVTSSVSPQATQKLLVSLESGDPPRAPVAGNLSGDAITKTTVAAGAKGKVPKKVIAKRVRGSVKWFNVKNGYGFISRHDTQEDVFVHQTAITRNNPHKYQRSVGDGETVEFDVVQGERGTEAANVTGPAGAPVQGSRYAANRPRFRRGFYIRRRAPPPRGPMGAEEDVDEEEARHEGFTEAEGQRRRLAGGPQDQRLRRFPPVQRASAMSRRPSILTPSSGPRPGHPPGSTPASRPEGAPRRGPGPSYLLSRPRGRGIAPVPRPSAGISEEPEEEDKESGREASCPQQKPPPGYGSRRPNNPRHGPQQAPGAQGQDTLGGEGKIGTSPAEIPALVAFAKKNSTAEEEDTLVSDVPSATTQAN is encoded by the coding sequence ATGAGTGAGGTGGGAGAGGTCACCCTCACGGAGGTGACCTCCTCAGTCTCCCCTCAAGCCACGCAGAAACTCCTGGTTTCCTTGGAAAGCGGAGATCCTCCCCGGGCCCCAGTCGCAGGCAACCTCAGCGGAGATGCAATTACCAAGACCACCGTGGCAGCAGGCGCCAAGGGAAAGGTGCCCAAAAAGGTCATCGCCAAGAGAGTGCGAGGCTCTGTCAAGTGGTTTAACGTGAAGAATGGGTACGGTTTCATCAGCAGGCACGATACCCAGGAAGATGTGTTCGTTCACCAGACAGCCATCACCAGAAACAACCCTCACAAATACCAACGCAGTGTGGGCGACGGCGAGACAGTTGAGTTCGACGTGGTGCAGGGTGAGCGGGGCACCGAGGCCGCTAACGTGACCGGGCCAGCAGGTGCCCCAGTGCAGGGCAGCCGCTACGCTGCCAATCGTCCCCGCTTCCGCAGGGGCTTCTACATACGTCGCCGCGCACCGCCCCCACGAGGTCCTATGGGCGCTGAAGAGGATGTCGACGAAGAAGAGGCCAGGCACGAAGGCTTCACCGAAGCCGAGGGCCAGAGGCGCCGCCTGGCCGGCGGACCCCAAGACCAAAGGCTGCGGCGCTTCCCACCCGTCCAAAGGGCCTCTGCCATGTCCCGCCGCCCGTCGATCCTCACTCCCAGCAGCGGCCCGAGGCCTGGCCACCCGCCCGGGTCCACCCCAGCTTCAAGGCCCGAGGGTGCCCCGCGGCGAGGGCCAGGCCCCAGTTACCTGCTGAGCCGCCCTAGGGGCCGAGGCATCGCTCCTGTTCCAAGACCCTCAGCGGGCATCTCTGAGGAACCCGAGGAGGAAGACAAGGAAAGCGGGCGTGAGGCCAGCTGTCCGCAGCAGAAGCCCCCGCCAGGCTACGGATCCCGCCGCCCCAACAACCCACGCCACGGCCCACAGCAGGCACCTGGTGCCCAGGGCCAGGATACCTTGGGAGGAGAAGGCAAGATCGGGACGAGCCCTGCTGAAATACCTGCTTTGGTTGCTTTCGCCAAGAAGAACAGCACCGCTGAGGAGGAGGACACCTTGGTCTCAGATGTCCCCTCTGCCACCACCCAGGCCAACTAA